The genomic stretch AGAGTGAAAAAAATGGACAGAAAACTTTTCTTACAAACGTTCCTACACTCACCCACGCAAGTTGGCAGTGTTGTGCCCAGTTCCAGTTTTATGGTGCGGGAAATTACAGACCTTGTCGCCAAAAGCAATCCGGCCACTGTTGTTGAATTTGGAGCTGGAACCGGTGTCATTACCCGCGAACTGGACAATTACTGCCAGGAAAATCAGGCTAAGCTATTGACCTTTGAAAAGGACGATAAATTAAGGGATTATTTGAAAGAACAATTCCCTCACCTGCCCATTTTCTCCGATGCCCTTTATTTACCCAAGGTGCTTGATGAACAAGGAATAACGCAGGTGGATTGTATCGTCTGCGGTTTGCCGTTTACACTCTTTCCACAACAACTCCGGGAGCAGCTTTTCGATATCATCTATTCCACTCTGGCTGATGATGGAGCTCTTGTGATGTACCAATTCTCCTGGCATATGCGTAAAGCCCTGAAGCAAAGATTTGGCTCCGTTGAGCTCAATTTTATTCCCTTAAATATCCCTCCTGCTTTTGTCTATTACTGTAAAAAATAACACCAATTACAAACTCCCTCCATTGGTGTAGCCCGTTTAAGTTGGCTCTAAGCGGGCAAACTAAACTTAACCAAAGGAGGGAGTTTATCTATGCCTGAAAAAGAACGAAGACAGGATAACCAACCACCTACACCGGAAGTTGAACATCCTCAGATCAAAG from Caldalkalibacillus thermarum encodes the following:
- a CDS encoding class I SAM-dependent methyltransferase, with amino-acid sequence MDRKLFLQTFLHSPTQVGSVVPSSSFMVREITDLVAKSNPATVVEFGAGTGVITRELDNYCQENQAKLLTFEKDDKLRDYLKEQFPHLPIFSDALYLPKVLDEQGITQVDCIVCGLPFTLFPQQLREQLFDIIYSTLADDGALVMYQFSWHMRKALKQRFGSVELNFIPLNIPPAFVYYCKK